The Coccinella septempunctata chromosome 9, icCocSept1.1, whole genome shotgun sequence genomic interval GTACTGTGTCTGGTCTGCAATGTCCTAGCAATTGCACCACTcacctgacccaccgcagacattgcAACAGCTAGTCAATGCTGCGATGGACATTTGACGAAACATTCCTAAGGGTTTCATTGATGACCTCATTgacacaatgccgaatagagtaAGAGCCCTACGAAGAGGTAGAGGAGGCTCTCAATGTGTTTGTAACATCAGGATCCTTCTTTGAGCCAGCAGACTTCACCATAatctttattttgtttatttccCTACTATGTTGTCGCTCTAAAGCAGTCTTGCTCACTGTTGtcagaatttttctcattattaagTAACTTGGATGGTTTTAttgaatggctcatttcgataccaattcacagaaaaatacttaaggccaagtgtaaaaaaatagaatattagttcTAAATTTCACCGTTAAAAttggtctaaattattcacaatcttcttcttgttcgaaccctccaacaatcgtaGTAAAAGTAGGTTGAAATAGGGTGACAATGATAGAACTCTGTCAACatgagcactttcaataaaccgTCTCAATTTTCTACCGCATATGATGCAACTAAACAGATAGACTCGGGTGTGCTTCATGGTTCAgccatttgtttatgttttgtttcgcttttccaagtcaccttccacagtattgaaattttatcgaagttctaggggttgtagctcagccatatTGAATATTTATGTAGACAACTTCTGgttaaatgacttattttgatggcttatatgagccggtcagaggaaaagtggtataagtcacaaattccgatttttgagttataccgatattttGGTACGAAAGGCATTGataggtatggaaaattttgttaagagaaaaaacataactcggtcaaaacgacgatttgactcataccactcataagaagaataatatgcaacctttggtacccaaatatcggtataactcaaaaattggaatttgtgacttataccacttttcctctgaccggctcataTCGAAATGTCAATAAAGCCTAGAATTTGGCTTACTGTACCTCTAACCACCAAATCTGACcgttttttctccttttttccCTCAGGAAAAGGCCATCACCACTGAACCCGAGCTGATGGAGGTCAGACGGAAGCTGCGCAGCGTCAAATCGGCCGAGAGCCTGACCTCCGGCCACTCAGAACCCGCGCCGGCCGACTGCGACGTGCTGGCTCCCCTCCACTCCCTGCACAAACCGCCCGGCCACAACAGGTCCATCTCGCACGACTCCTACTTCGACACGCTGCAGAACTCGCAGAACAACTCTGAGGGTTCGCTGCTCGACCTCAGCGAGATCCAGCTCAACTTCGACCTCGAGGAGACCGAGATGAGGATATTCTCCGAGGACGAGAGCTTGGTCAGCTCGCCGAAGGTCTTGAGAGAGACGGTAAGTGGACTTGTCCTCAATTTTCAAGTTCTACAATCCTTCAATCATAATATTCCTTTCGGCAGAACCAGAGGAGGGTGCTTACAAGGGCCAGACCGGAGGAGTTCAACAGCGCTACGAACTCCGGCAACCCCTCGCCCAAGAAGCAGGCCAGGGTGGTCCTATCCCCCGACTCTGTGTCCCGCAAACGAACCCGCCTAGAAGACCAACTGTCCGACATCCAGTACATCGACTGCAGCACGCCTGAGAACGTGGTGAGCACCATCGCCGTAGTGCACTCCGAGGACGCAGCGACCCCTTGCGGCCTATCCTACCAGCCCAAGAACAAGTCGCCCAGGAACTCGGACAACAACCCGGACAAGCGACAGTCCCTGAACCTGGATTCTTCGGCTAGCCAACCGTCGGCGATCGTCAAGTCTTTCACGGAGAACGACATAGCGGGCACGGCCAGCGTGACGCCGCAATCGCCCGCGTACAGACCCCTGGGGGAGTCCAGCACCAACACGACCAGCTCGCCGACCGAGGTCACCTACCAGAACCTGCACCACAAGTCGGAGTTGGCGACGTGTCTGAAACCAGCGACGCCCACCTACGAAAACGTCTTGACCACCATAAGCATAACCTataaatcgcctcagagaagcGCTGAATCTTCACCGTTGAAGACACAAACGGATTTCGACTCGATCTACGAAGACGTCACCATCATCCCTGAGAAAGCGGTGGTACCAACGTCCACCGCCTCACTCCCCATACAACAAGCCAGTCAACCGGAGCTGAGGGAGGGCGATAACTACCTAACCTTACTCTTGGGCGACAAGGAAGACCGCCCGAAGAGTCTCAGCGCCTTGGACAACGTGGTCAGTCGCAAAGACGACATGAGGACGAATTTAAGCTCCAGCGTCGTCTACGACACCAACGAACAACTATCCTTATTCTCCGCCGAAGAACTTAAGACGTTCAGCTCCAACAGATCCTCCGGGTCCAACATCCAATACACCCCTTCCTCGACCTCAGCCCCGTACCAGTTCATCGAGAATACCCATACCCCCAGCGACCTCAGCCTCAGCGAAGTGTTGCACAGCTCTACCGACAACCTGTCGGCCAGCCAGTCCTCCCTCAGCTTCCCCAACTCCTCCATGACGCCGAACGTCAGTCCGACCCCCTTGAAATCGGACACTCAGTCCCTGGAGGACCTGCTGACCCCCGTCAGTCCGCTGGAGACGCGCGACACCAGCGAGTGCAGCCTGCTGCAGGAGATACAGAGCGAGGTGATGGAGGCAGGAGCCAAGTTGGATAATTTGATCGATTTCAGTCCGTCGGTCGATGCTAGTCTTATCAGGGAGGACGATTGTGAATCTAGTCGTGAGGTGGAAGCTGAGGAAGTTTACGAACAGGTTAAATATTTCAGGCGGTCGATAAACGAGGTGAACTCCTTGCTGGAACTGCAGCTGGACCAAAAAGAGTCGTCGGAAATTGAAGCTAAACGGGAGGTTGAGGTCATGGACGACGGGGCCGTGGAAGGAACCAACGAAAACGAGGTTAAAATGGAGGAAGAGACGCCCACTTACGACTCCCTTGAGCCACACGTGTACGAAAACCTACAGGGCGAAGATATGAGGAAAGACGATGGGGTTAGTGTTTACGAGAACGTGGAGATCAAACGCGAACCCGACCAAGTGAGCGTCAAAGACCTATTAACGAAATTCGGTGAGTGTAAAGAGACTGTCGAAGAATCGACCACTACGTCCGATGACGTGGACGCCTCGGAACCAAACCACCAAGACGACGTACCAGCCAATCAGCGCCTGCGGAAGTTCTACGAGAAAGACTCCCTGCCGCCGTGTTTGCGAGCCAGGAACCTGAAGAACCAGCTGAAGACGAGGAGCTTGGACGAGGAGGAGTTCAAGAAGGAGTTCGATCTGGACGTGGGCTCCAGGAGGAAGAGCCTGGACGAGGCGTTGGGCTACAAGACCAACTCCCTGCCGAAGACCCTCAACCAGCCCAAGATGCTACCCCAGGATGAGGTCGAGAGGGAGATGGAGAACTTCCACTTGTTGCACGGTTCGGAGAACGACGATAGGAGCCTGGAGGAGGAGATGAAGAAAAGGGAAAGGATCGAGAAGTACAAGGAGGAGAGGAGGAAGATTCTACAAGAGAAGTAAGTTGTCCAATCACATTCCCGAACCTTTTCCAACCTCTAATCATTCACAGATACAGAACGGAGAGCTTCAAGGAAGACAAGGACGTCCTGTTGTCCCGAATGAAGATCTACAAGTCGCCAAACAAGGAAGACAGCTCGGAAACCTCAGATTTCCTCCCCTGCCTGAACAGGGTCCGGAGAAAAAGCACCAGAAGCGACGACTCAGTGGTTATCGAGCCAGAATCACCGCCGAAACCCCCCTTGGAGGAGAAGGCTGATCCAGAGGTGGAGATCAGGCCCAACAGTCTCAAGGCCAGGGCCGCTATGTTCGAGAGGAACAGCACTGGCTCCCCCAGCAAGCTCCCGAAGCCGGCGAAGAAGACGACGGGTAACAACAGGACGGGGGAGTTGACGGTCAAGGAGTCCGACAAGGTTTTCCGGGAGAATTTCATACTCAGGAGCAAGACTGAGGACATATTCAAGGGCGAGAGGAGGAGGCACACGTACGAATCTAGGGAGAGGCAGAACGAGGACGATCTGAAGTCGAGGAGGGGCAGTTTGGACCGTCAGAGCCCGAGGTGAGTTTGTGGGGATTGTAATATACCCTCCTTTTAGAATAatcttttagttttcatttttactttgtattaatttttgaagagaaatatctgcaagttccactcctactgctgaagcaccccgctggcgtggatactcagggggtgctcAGGTTATGTATGTTATGATTCTCGAACCCATCGCATTTGATAGACACTTTTTCTGGGTGTTTTACTATAGTATTCATGGaagttttcatttgcaggaaaGAAAAGACCGCCTCGCCTTCCTACTGCATAAAGGACATGAAAGCCATATTCGAATCGAAATCCAAACAATAATAGGAGGCCCTTCGAGGTTCGAATATACATTTTGTTATTAGCGAAATAGTGATTTGAAATATTGACCAAACACAAAAATATGGTTATAATAGAGTCGTATAAAAATGTATAAAGTAGTGCCCCATCCCTGAAGATGCTATAAAACGAAAACTTGAGCTCTACAGAACAATCTACGAAATTTtaaatcgatttgtttttattttaatttcattttcatattcattacGGGTGAATATATTGTTGTTTTTGGTCGTTTTCTCTAGAAACGAAATTTTTTTACTGTTTTAACCATGATTTGATGATTCTGTGAGTGCTGAGGTTTTTGATCACCACCAGATCGTGTGCCACAATCAGCTGTAGCACCCGAACGCTTTATTTTTATAGGGATATTCTTAGCGAGGTTTCTGAGTGATCTTAAcctgtttttattttcaaaatgtgataTACCCTTCGTGTAGAGAAAACTATTGAAACGTAACTTTTCCATCTTTCCATTTTGCTACTAATTACCGCTATGAAGTAAAATTTGGCTTTAGATTGATAATGCCTCTAAAGAAGGAGTAGTTCAAATGTAACATGAAATTCGTTTACGTTTTAACTTGATTTTTGAACGAAGGAGAAATTTCACTGGAAGATTCAATGATTTTTTGtcaaataatcatgataatAAGCACCAATTTGCTCAGAAGAAGTATCCCAGTGCGAATTTCTTCGTTCAaatcgatgaaatttttttatccatGACATGTAATTGATTCCTCTGAGTATTGGGGAtattatttcgtatttttttacGAAAAAAGTTAGTCTGCCGGCTGTAAAACTTTCGGAGTTGTAGTCACCAGTAGTCTCtgatttttatattgttttatattcGATACCATATTTTTATTTCGATTACTAAACCCTTCCCGCCCCCAGTTTCTATGAAATGTATTGAAAATCAAAGGAAATTCTTCAAATAGACAATAACGAGTGTATGTTTTCATTCTTATTTATTGTGTTTATACTTTTATCTCTTTATGGTtcgaattatatttatttattttatactGATTGTAAATATTGTATTGAGCTTTGAGAAAGTTCAGAGTTATGTTATGTTTAATAAATTATGTCATATTGAAGGTGTTTTTTTCTTTCCAACTCTTATAAATACACCAATGAACAGTTTTTTGACTCAGCTTCTTGGGGAAGTTACCCAGAAGTGTTTTTTATTGCAAAAAAACCTCAATACCGGGAAATTTGCACTCCGGTTGTACATCTGTgaagaaattgatgaaaaatgcaTGGGGAAACTTTCCCATTGTAATCCagccaattattcaacaatcaaGCGATACGGACACGCGATGGCTTCGGGCAGGAATGTCCAGCGCAGTCCCCGGGGTCAAGTGGTCagtttttcctcattttccaCTGTGTGAAGGCGCTCCGAGAGGTGACCGTCCAGTGTTTTAGTGCGAAGGTTTTTCGTGTATCGATATTTGTATTTTTCTTTAATGTTGCACGGTTCTGGTGGCCACGGTGTATCCGGTTATGTTTTTTGAAGGACTTCGTTCGGGAAGTGAGGGAAAAATCGGATTTTTCGAGGACGCAAGATGCGATACATTGATGATACGTATTATACGTTAACTTGATGGTAGGTGACGATTCTGTGCATAATAATAGTACTTAACGTTGTTGTGTTTAACACGTATTTATCGAATTCGAGGTGgaatttcacgaaaatcgaatAAAAGTATACAggacgagtctttgactcgtgtaaatatttcagcagtagattcttggggtcgaaaggaacacttttttcttctaCCATTTCTCCctaattggctcggtttaaaagatacaggatgttgaaaaaccataaaaaatttttatttttagttctcacaaacggttttatcgaatgatatgaatttcggaatatagtttttcatttatttcatgaatctttcacgaacacaagatatcacccacgtcttccagttttctcattatgaccattaagtatcaaaaaaaaaaaaataccaaatattccAAGAACCAAACTGTTGCAACTAAATTGGatgatatttgaacgttttgaaaaatattttctcatataatgcaccattttcgagtaatttgatgttcaaaaattaaaaactatctgtgaaatttgaaaaattgggaacaTTGgctacaactctgtttaaaagatccacagatctgtAGTGTTACAGGTTTAGCTACTTGttccagctcattatgaaaacttaaaatggttatacATATCTTTTCATAAGGGCCGAATCAggaaaaattgtataggaaaaaagtgtttcttttgacctcaagaattttctATTGAAATGCATTTTCAGAGACAAATTTATTTGAAGAAACGGAAAGAACTGTGGTCCAGTTCcaataaattcaatgaaaagaGCTTATCGTCTCTGGGTCTTGTGCTTAAAATGTTCTTTCTACACTAGGTCCTCAATTTCGCAGCAAATGGAAAAAGTTCTTGATGAATATGGCATGAAGAATGATCAAGACTACTGGTGTGTGAGGTTGTAGAAAAAACAACAAACTATCCCTTCGTTTCAAGTTGTTAAGTTAAGCCAGTAATTATTTTCCAATTCATCAAAGACTACCTCCACTGACCGTGTACGAATACGTGTAAATATTTACCGAACAATGGAAATTGGATCGCACGACTAAAATAAATCGATTGATTGCAACCCATATTCTATGTAGAAAACACTTTACAAACAAACTGATATAGAACGTCTAGGGTAGTCTGGTCACGTTATATTCAGTTGTAGAGGAAGTGTATGTATCTGAGCTAAGCACTCTGCAGGATTAGTTCGGGGTTATTATTTAAAAACACGCGAAAGATTCAGATTTTCGTTGAACTATATATAGTCACgataaatttttgtttgaattctgggtcaaacagttcatgattcaatcgagaaattttggtatgaaaatagaggttttcgaaCAGGTtgaatctattgccagcaatttggaaagcctatctgccttcgtttagattttcatcttggaaatggcatttttcaaaaattgcaattttcaatctgcgatagctcctgttatattcgtctgctccaattgagattttcggttatataatcagcgttgcctaggcttccactctagcacaaaaactcgatttcgaaaatctcgattttttgggtcaaaaatgagcaaggggtagaccccccctaaaatgacctatttgctactctgtctgaaaatcaggatgttccattactatcctaggatatggagtgcatagaatttgttctgaagattctagaaaaccaaacagttcatgattcaatagagaattacactccagagagctcttcgaagtcaactcgaaaatgaaaagtggaaaaacaaaaaaaattattttctcctaaacagggccagatatttgaaattttggtatggaaatataggttttcgaacacgctgaatctattgcgagcaatttcgagagcctatctcccttcgtttagattttcaccttggaaatggaaattttcaaaaattgccaattttcaatctgcgatatcttctgttatattcgtcagatccaattgggattttcagttatataatcagcgttgccaaggcttacaccctagcacaaaaactcgatttcgaaaatttcgattttttgggtaaaaaatgagcaaggggtagaccccccctaaaatgacctatttgctactctgtctgaaaatcaggatgttccattactatcctaggatatggagtgcatagaattcgttctgaagattctagaaaaccaaacagttgatgattcaatagagaattgcactccagagagctcttcgaagtcaactcgaaaatgaaaagtggaaaaacaaaaaaaatgattttctcctaaacagggccagatatttgaaattttggtatggaaatataggttttcgaacacgctgaatctattgcgagcaatttcgaaagcctatctcgcttcgtttagattttcatcttggaaatggcatttttcaaaaattgcaattttcaatctgcgatatctcctgttatattcgtctgatccaattgggatttccggttctataatcagcgttgccaaggcttccaccctagcacaaaaactcgatttcgaaaatttcgattttttgggtcaaaaatgagcaaggggttagacccccctaaaatgacctatttgctactctgtctgaaaatcaggatgttccattactatcctaggatatggagtgcatagaatttgttctgaagattctagaaaaccaaacagttcattattcaatacagaattacactccagagagctcttcgaagtcaactcgaaaatgaaaagtggaaaaacaaaaaaaattattttctcctaaacagggccagatatttgaaattttggtatggaaatataggttttcgaacacgctgaatctattgcgagcaatttcgagagcctatctcccttcgtttagattttcaccttggaaatggaaattttcaaaaattgccaattttcaatctgcgatatcttctgttatattcgtcagatccaattgggattttcagttatataatcagcgttgccaaggcttacaccctagcacaaaaactcgatttcgaaaatttcgattttttgggtaaaaaatgagcaaggggtagaccccccctaaaatgacctatttgctactctgtctgaaaatcaggatgttccattactatcctaggatatggagtgcatagaatttgttctgaagattcaagaaaaccaaacagttgatggttcaatagagaattgcactccagagagctcttcgaagtcaactcgaaaatgaaaagtggaaaaacaaaaaaaatgattttctcctaaacagggccagatatttgaaattttggtatggaaatataggttttcgaacacgctgaatctattgcgagcaatttcgaaagcctatctgccttcgtttagattttcaccttggaaatggcatttttcaaaaattgccaattttcaatctgcgatatcttctgttatattcgtcagatccaattgggattttcagttatataatcagcgttgccaaggcttccaccctagcacaaaaactcgatttcgaaaatttcgattttttgggtcaaaaatgagcaaggggtagaccccccctaaaatgacctatttgctactctgtctgaaaatcaggatgttccattactatcctaggatatggagtgcatagaattcgttctgaagattctagaaaaccaaacagttgatgattcaatagagaattacactccagagagctcttcgaagtcaactcgaaaatgaaaagtggaaaaacaaaaaaaattattttctcctaaacagggccagatatttgaaattttggtatggaaatataggttttcgaacacgctgaatctattgcgagcaatttcgagagcctatctcccttcgtttagattttcaccttggaaatggcatttttcaaaaattgcaattttcaatctgcgatatcttctgttatatttgACAGATCAAATTGGggtttccggtttcataatcagcgttgcctaggcttccaccctagcataaaaactcgatttcgaaaatcccaattttttgggtaaaaaatgagcaaggggttagaccccccaaaaatcacctatttgctactctgtccaaAAGAGTTGCTCTGTCAGAATATGCATcatgtttagatctacgataattatcctgAAAGATAAATTACCCCAAAgattaccttcgaaaaattcccaaaaacaaCGCATCGTTCGAGAATGTAACAAAACAAGCTGGATTAATAGTTAATCGATGAAATACAGGCAGAATTGCACCCTTCAAACCTTCTCAATTGGTGGAGACGATTCAGGGCAAGGTTAGGAGGTCATACCTTCGGCAGGGCTACTCAGAAATTCATATAAATGTCACTATCGATTATTCAACGTGGGCGGTTGTAGGGAAACTATAATTCCTTTCAAATTGACACGAGTACAAGAATGTTTGTACTTCGATACTGACGGTCGTGGAAATCAAttatttcgagaaaattttttcttaagAATGGACTAATCCTGAAGAAAAAACCCTAGTTTTTCACAAAGTATCATGAATGAATGTAGGATCGCTTAGGTCACATGTATTAGGGGTTTTCGTTGCGTGTGTTAGGGATCTAGATAGAAGAAAATGCTTAGGAGTTTAATCACCGATTGGAGGGTTTTCCTGTACGATTGCAAATTCTCAGAATTTATGGCGTCATTTCCAAAGCAGGAGATTACTTCATGCTTTATGAATTGCTGTTTTTTGCCTATGAATTTCTTCCAAATGTCCTCGTTTCCAATATGACTAAGGCTGTCCTGTTTCAACAGCGTTTTATCCAAGAAACCAACACAGAAATATTCAGTTAAGATGAATTCGGAGACTCTgtgtattttcaattcaattattttttcacagATGGCTTGAATTAGATCTGGTATGGCAGAAAACGTAAAGGTTATAGTGAGATGTCGGCCTATGAACAGAAGAGAAAGAGAATCAAATTGCAAGGTAAATttctgtaacgttttcttcacttTAAATTAAAGTAAGTACTGTCCTGTCCTGCTCCTCTGCTGGTCTTATACAGGCGTTGAAACTTTCACGCGGTACCTCGCACTTTATAGAAGGAACAGGGCCGGACGCTTCATTCCATACGATCAGAGTCGAAATCTTGCCTTAAATAACAGCCCCGTCTCCATATTTTTTGCAGTGCTGTGTGAAATGCCACAACTGCATGGTGGAACTGTGGGATCCCAACGAAGGTTCAACATTTCCCAAACAGTTCACCTTCGATTACGCCTTCGACGAAAATTCCACAACCGAAATCATCTACAACGACATCTGTTACCCCCTAGTAGAGGTGAATAAAACGAGCTATAATCTTTCGAAAATAAACTCAAATGACACATGTAGATGTCGcagaattttaaaaattacACCTATTTCTGTGAACCGATACACGTGTTTCGAGCTTATTGAAGCATCTTCGGCTAAAACACGACACGATTCGTTTTTCAGAGCGTTTTAGAGGGTTACAATGCCACCATATTCGTGTACGGACAAACGGGATGCGGGAAATCCCACACGATGGAGGGAAATAGAAATCAGGAACCGCCAGACAAGGGGGTCATCTCCAGGGCTTTCGAGCACATTTTCGAGGCCATAGCAGTGACGACCGGTGTAAAATACTTAGCGATAATTAGTTATTTGGAAATTTACAACGAGCAGATAAGGTGAGTGGATTGGTCCTTGAAAAACTGGACGTTTCACGTATCATTCCAGGGATCTACTCTTACCGACTGACAAGATATCGGCCAATTGTACTTTAAGTCTGAAAGAGACGCCGAACGAAGGTGTAACAGTTCCAGGTGAGTCCGATAGGAATCTGcgaaaaaaatcgaaagaaaaatttcgtttttgaaGGTTTAACGTCTCACCCTGTACACGACGCCGCCGAATGCGAGAAATTCCTCAGCGTCGGTTCGAAGAACCGAATGATCGGAGCCACTCTCATGAATCAGAACAGCTCCAGATCGCACAGTATATTCACCATCAGCATCGAGCAGATAAGCGTGCAGAACAACAACGAAAGTATAAGGAAAGGTaaaggaaattttcgaaatattcacctCGATGTGAAAATCGCTCCACACTGTACATCTTAGGGACAAGCAGGTACTACGTCTTGTGAAAGTTCAAAAAGTACCCTTCGTTCGACCTctcaaaaatatatgaaaaattcttagcctactataaaacaaaaaaacaaaatttcaatgtcaaaatattttattactcaacatattctcctcttaattgcatacattcattacagcgaacctgcaacgtctctagacctttaaagaaaatgtttcttcttgctctgctaaccagacctccacagcttttattacctcctcgttggaagaaaatttacgaccttctaaacttttttttcagttgaggagaggGATGATAGTTGAATGGAGCCaagtctggtgaataagggggttgttctagtaatGCAAAtcctaaatcatgaattttttgcatggcaacatgagatttgtatgcaggggcgttgtccttcaaaaacaaaacaactttggatagctttccgcgtcttctctctttaattttttcccgtagagtggtcagtaatatcgaatagtgatctccggttattgttctatccttatccaaaaaatcaatcatgatttctccatggcaatcccaaaaaactgaagcaagaacttttccagcagatttttggacacgaaacttcttaggtcttggagaatcaaagtgtcaccattccatcgattgttgctttgtttctagatcgtagaaatgtactcaagtctcatccatagtaacaattcggcatAAGAAGtctcatcgttttcaaatcgagcacagatcgaacgcgatgcctctacccttgcacgcttttggtcaacattcaaacatttggggatccattctgcagcaattt includes:
- the LOC123319745 gene encoding GTPase-activating protein CdGAPr-like isoform X4, which gives rise to MQISEAAGGQPAPGAEPCRFPKLEECAHFHYERVQLSTLSVSLRTNMDQSLHSQHTNDETDVEWYMIQVTSGEECWLLQRNFENFKMLDDQLHQCIYDRKISQLPDLSLRSNESPEIETILIGYLERFSEIADNSLNCGPVLNWLQMDNKGHRLLVPSEESRSINTPAVAAAYSVRRYVSQARDELNLEVGDMISVIDMASPGESMWWRGKRGFQVGFFPQHCVHIIGDKVPRNMPLPPPVVGSLAISPIKPVLRKHGKLITFFRSFILNRPSRRRLKQSGILKERVFACDLGEHLLNSGHEIPMVLKCCAEFIEKNGIVDGIYRLSGVTSNIQKLRNAFDEDRIPNLYTEEILQDIHSVASLLKMYFRELPNPLCTYQLYQSFVTAVQHTGVKGAEGDHERLLKMREAVQKLPPPHYRTLEYLMRHLARVAKHGPSTGMTTRNVAIVWAPNLLRCAELEDGGVTALQGVGVQAVVTEFLICFADLIFCDHLPNLDKPILDISSSPSPRKCRPKSLAISTPTKLITLEEARSKHLLSNRNEECQYIEVGGGPKNLPKKYHTVIDLPPGSRKRGHTKRSPMGWRSFFGKSRSNTQTNLKIARKSSTPGLSTSEKAITTEPELMEVRRKLRSVKSAESLTSGHSEPAPADCDVLAPLHSLHKPPGHNRSISHDSYFDTLQNSQNNSEGSLLDLSEIQLNFDLEETEMRIFSEDESLVSSPKVLRETNQRRVLTRARPEEFNSATNSGNPSPKKQARVVLSPDSVSRKRTRLEDQLSDIQYIDCSTPENVVSTIAVVHSEDAATPCGLSYQPKNKSPRNSDNNPDKRQSLNLDSSASQPSAIVKSFTENDIAGTASVTPQSPAYRPLGESSTNTTSSPTEVTYQNLHHKSELATCLKPATPTYENVLTTISITYKSPQRSAESSPLKTQTDFDSIYEDVTIIPEKAVVPTSTASLPIQQASQPELREGDNYLTLLLGDKEDRPKSLSALDNVVSRKDDMRTNLSSSVVYDTNEQLSLFSAEELKTFSSNRSSGSNIQYTPSSTSAPYQFIENTHTPSDLSLSEVLHSSTDNLSASQSSLSFPNSSMTPNVSPTPLKSDTQSLEDLLTPVSPLETRDTSECSLLQEIQSEVMEAGAKLDNLIDFSPSVDASLIREDDCESSREVEAEEVYEQVKYFRRSINEVNSLLELQLDQKESSEIEAKREVEVMDDGAVEGTNENEVKMEEETPTYDSLEPHVYENLQGEDMRKDDGVSVYENVEIKREPDQVSVKDLLTKFGECKETVEESTTTSDDVDASEPNHQDDVPANQRLRKFYEKDSLPPCLRARNLKNQLKTRSLDEEEFKKEFDLDVGSRRKSLDEALGYKTNSLPKTLNQPKMLPQDEVEREMENFHLLHGSENDDRSLEEEMKKRERIEKYKEERRKILQEKYRTESFKEDKDVLLSRMKIYKSPNKEDSSETSDFLPCLNRVRRKSTRSDDSVVIEPESPPKPPLEEKADPEVEIRPNSLKARAAMFERNSTGSPSKLPKPAKKTTGNNRTGELTVKESDKVFRENFILRSKTEDIFKGERRRHTYESRERQNEDDLKSRRGSLDRQSPRKEKTASPSYCIKDMKAIFESKSKQ